A DNA window from Mesorhizobium sp. C432A contains the following coding sequences:
- a CDS encoding SEL1-like repeat protein — protein MNSKRSYLDTLNAGRPRRPNTTLDELNRSLETLEQRLERKREDAAERFDPRRPPAEPRYASAQPYAPPRWYEDPQPTPRPKGAGPAGFDQNYQAIARDIDRVRGQEDSVAVVGKIAGELRGLREELRHQMTAGLQREFAALRKDIERAFQASNQSGGQAGGLPGKGSAELGVEFERLSGAIQTLAEKSDDRSVNMLRLELEQVKTALDTLAREESVLKVDRRWDDFDRRWSAFEDRVDADQRNRADGPGFSALTDRLEQISNAVHNLPESLSLRSMEEKVRTLAGAVDHFVSQQSNRGGDTLGLIDERLDEISRAIVASTVAAQANSFDPEPFERIEKRIASLAQQIEEVVQVRPSGEVLDRLSTLSNRVDELAGRANLPEQAMERLGKQIAMIADKIDRAPAMPDADYIFQGLEQRFDVLSGMMERRQGDAIEQGNMLFRDLERRLDEVADRLDQRQPQADSAGIMDAIDARFTALAQRMETRIPDPANEAAIRGLESRLEDISSRLESSAAQVAGIDPALIRSLEAQVSSLSAHLSKPGTPLPEFEDISPRLNEIEKSLAGTRESIMGAAREAAESAVRSLADSNANTAAVTGLAQDLKTLEALTRRSDERNSRTFEAIHDTLLKIVDRLGSLETSEPAEAVSELLDAQAEPARRARAARASKISVQDAPSMNIDQPLPLTGDMADLDGRAAAIMRSEPDMRADPGTRSDPVMGSEPVRRSPAEAAAAAAQAALGSDRIAEKGEATAKKSLFGGFARAFRGKKPADMPPLAGSGPNVDLPSVDLDEPLDPKLANRPLEPGSGAPDLNAIMKRVRDERGPPVRQNSGDASKSDFIAAARRAAQAAAAEADALKRQSTMKGPVKALRIGDLLKARRKPILMGAVAIMLALAGLQLGKAFFADPVEVASNDTAPIVASQPVETASVNAASQPKAEQQVAVQDVPARIVRQAEPTEPPAGNDAPMNAASVAGPEVPAVEPAPAPMALADPAPAPNAMLPTTATAEPAAADAQPAAAVMAPSASDTTASDTTGAVPPADAAVAPVVAKIDVPADAGPQALRDAAAGGDAKALFELGSRYAESRGVKEDMAAAAKWYEKSAELGFAPAEYRIGNFYEKGIGVTRDVKKAKTFYQLAAAQGNASAMHNLAVLFAMAADGVTDNESAAHWFQAAADVGVKDSQFNLGILAAKGVGMKQSLEESYKWFALVAKTGDKDAAAKRDEVATALRPEQLERARAATELWKPKPLDPASNSADIPESWQEGTPQTTASVDMKKAVKNIQLILNKNGYDAGGADGVMGGKTKTAIMAFQTDNKMQATGEIDEKLVKALLAHK, from the coding sequence AGGCGATCGCGCGCGACATCGACCGCGTGCGCGGCCAGGAAGACAGCGTCGCCGTGGTCGGCAAGATCGCCGGCGAATTGCGTGGCCTGCGCGAGGAACTGCGCCATCAGATGACGGCCGGCCTGCAGCGCGAATTCGCCGCGTTGCGCAAGGACATCGAACGGGCCTTCCAGGCGAGCAACCAATCGGGTGGTCAGGCAGGCGGCTTGCCCGGCAAGGGCAGCGCCGAACTCGGCGTCGAATTCGAGCGGCTGTCCGGCGCAATCCAGACGCTGGCCGAGAAGAGCGACGACCGAAGCGTCAACATGCTGCGGCTCGAGCTCGAGCAGGTAAAGACGGCGCTCGACACATTGGCGCGCGAGGAAAGCGTGCTGAAGGTCGACCGCCGCTGGGACGATTTCGACCGCCGCTGGAGCGCGTTCGAGGACCGTGTCGACGCCGACCAGCGCAACCGTGCCGACGGCCCCGGATTTTCGGCCCTGACCGACCGGCTCGAACAGATCAGCAATGCCGTCCACAATCTGCCGGAATCGCTGTCGCTGCGCTCGATGGAAGAAAAGGTCCGCACCCTTGCCGGCGCCGTCGATCATTTCGTCAGCCAGCAGAGCAACCGCGGCGGCGACACGCTTGGCCTGATCGACGAACGGCTTGATGAGATTTCGCGCGCCATCGTCGCCTCGACCGTCGCCGCACAGGCCAATTCCTTCGACCCCGAACCCTTTGAACGCATCGAGAAGCGGATCGCCTCGCTGGCGCAGCAGATCGAGGAAGTCGTGCAGGTTCGTCCGAGCGGCGAGGTTCTCGACCGTCTCAGCACGCTGTCGAACAGGGTCGACGAGCTTGCCGGCCGCGCCAATCTGCCGGAACAGGCGATGGAGCGCCTCGGCAAGCAGATCGCGATGATCGCCGACAAGATCGACCGCGCCCCGGCCATGCCCGACGCCGACTATATCTTCCAGGGTCTGGAACAGCGCTTCGACGTGCTGTCGGGCATGATGGAACGTCGGCAGGGCGATGCCATCGAACAGGGCAACATGCTGTTTCGCGATCTCGAGCGGCGGCTGGACGAGGTTGCCGACCGGCTGGACCAGCGCCAGCCGCAGGCTGACAGCGCCGGCATCATGGACGCCATCGACGCACGCTTCACCGCGCTCGCCCAACGCATGGAGACGCGCATTCCCGATCCTGCCAACGAGGCGGCGATCCGCGGCCTGGAAAGCCGGCTCGAAGACATTTCAAGCCGGCTGGAATCGTCGGCCGCGCAGGTCGCCGGCATCGATCCGGCACTGATCCGCAGCCTTGAGGCGCAGGTCTCCAGCCTATCGGCGCATCTGTCGAAGCCCGGCACGCCGCTGCCGGAATTCGAGGACATCAGCCCGCGCCTCAACGAAATCGAGAAGTCGCTGGCCGGAACCCGCGAATCCATCATGGGCGCGGCACGCGAAGCAGCCGAGAGCGCCGTGCGCTCGCTGGCAGATTCCAACGCCAACACCGCGGCCGTTACCGGCCTTGCTCAGGATCTGAAGACGCTGGAAGCGCTGACGCGCCGTTCGGACGAGCGCAATTCACGGACATTCGAGGCTATCCACGACACGTTGCTCAAGATCGTCGATCGTCTGGGCTCGCTGGAGACCAGCGAACCGGCCGAGGCGGTGAGCGAGCTTCTGGATGCCCAGGCCGAGCCGGCGCGGCGGGCCCGCGCTGCACGCGCCTCCAAGATTTCGGTGCAGGACGCGCCGTCGATGAATATCGACCAGCCGCTGCCGCTGACCGGAGACATGGCCGATCTCGACGGCCGCGCCGCCGCCATCATGCGCAGCGAGCCGGATATGCGCGCCGACCCGGGTACGCGTAGCGACCCGGTCATGGGCAGCGAACCCGTACGGCGCTCGCCAGCCGAGGCTGCCGCGGCCGCTGCCCAGGCAGCGCTCGGTTCCGACAGGATTGCCGAGAAAGGCGAAGCCACGGCCAAGAAGTCGCTGTTCGGTGGATTTGCGCGCGCCTTCAGGGGCAAGAAGCCGGCTGACATGCCGCCGCTTGCCGGCTCGGGGCCCAATGTCGACCTGCCGAGCGTCGATCTCGACGAGCCGCTCGATCCGAAGCTCGCCAACCGGCCGTTGGAGCCGGGCTCCGGCGCGCCCGACCTCAACGCCATCATGAAGCGCGTACGCGACGAACGTGGCCCACCGGTGCGCCAAAACTCCGGCGATGCGTCGAAATCCGACTTCATTGCCGCGGCCAGGCGCGCGGCGCAGGCCGCGGCCGCCGAGGCCGACGCGTTGAAACGCCAGTCTACCATGAAGGGCCCGGTCAAGGCGCTTCGTATCGGCGACCTGCTCAAGGCGCGGCGCAAGCCGATCCTGATGGGAGCGGTCGCGATCATGCTGGCGCTTGCCGGCCTCCAGTTGGGCAAGGCCTTCTTCGCCGACCCGGTCGAGGTCGCAAGCAACGATACAGCGCCGATCGTCGCCTCGCAGCCGGTCGAGACTGCCTCGGTCAACGCTGCCAGCCAACCCAAGGCAGAACAGCAGGTGGCCGTTCAGGACGTGCCGGCCCGGATCGTCAGGCAGGCGGAGCCCACGGAACCGCCAGCTGGCAACGATGCGCCAATGAATGCGGCCTCGGTCGCTGGGCCCGAAGTGCCGGCGGTGGAGCCCGCGCCAGCGCCGATGGCTTTGGCCGATCCGGCCCCCGCGCCAAATGCAATGCTGCCGACCACCGCCACTGCGGAACCGGCGGCTGCCGACGCGCAGCCTGCGGCCGCCGTCATGGCGCCCTCGGCCTCGGATACGACGGCCTCGGATACTACCGGCGCCGTTCCGCCGGCTGATGCCGCGGTAGCACCTGTCGTGGCCAAGATAGACGTTCCGGCCGATGCCGGCCCGCAAGCCTTGCGCGACGCGGCTGCCGGCGGTGACGCCAAGGCGCTGTTCGAGCTCGGTTCGCGCTATGCTGAATCGCGCGGCGTCAAGGAAGACATGGCGGCAGCGGCCAAATGGTACGAAAAGTCGGCCGAGCTCGGCTTCGCACCGGCGGAATACCGCATCGGCAATTTCTACGAGAAGGGCATCGGCGTCACGCGCGACGTCAAGAAGGCAAAGACCTTCTACCAGCTCGCCGCCGCGCAGGGTAATGCCAGCGCCATGCACAATCTGGCCGTTCTGTTTGCCATGGCCGCCGACGGCGTGACCGACAATGAATCGGCCGCGCACTGGTTTCAGGCGGCGGCCGATGTCGGCGTCAAGGACAGCCAGTTCAATCTCGGCATCCTGGCGGCAAAGGGCGTCGGCATGAAGCAGAGCCTGGAGGAATCCTACAAATGGTTCGCGCTCGTCGCCAAGACCGGCGACAAGGATGCGGCTGCAAAGCGCGACGAAGTCGCCACTGCGCTGCGCCCCGAACAGCTGGAGCGGGCGCGCGCCGCCACGGAACTGTGGAAGCCGAAGCCGCTCGACCCGGCGTCCAACTCGGCCGACATTCCTGAATCCTGGCAGGAAGGCACGCCGCAGACCACCGCCAGCGTCGACATGAAGAAGGCGGTCAAGAACATCCAGCTCATCCTCAACAAGAACGGCTACGATGCCGGCGGCGCCGATGGCGTGATGGGCGGCAAGACCAAGACCGCAATCATGGCTTTCCAGACCGACAACAAGATGCAGGCGACCGGCGAAATCGACGAAAAGCTGGTGAAGGCGCTGCTGGCGCACAAATAA
- a CDS encoding sulfite exporter TauE/SafE family protein — protein MGIYLPIAEISVNVFVLLAMGAAVGFLSGMFGVGGGFLITPLLIFYNIPPAIAVATGANQVIASSFSGALSHMKRGTLDFKLGGVLLAGGIVGSTGGIFVFAFLRRLGQLDLFISLLYVVLLGTVGGLMLVESVNALRATRSGAAPVLKKSGQHNWIHRLPLKMRFRASKLFVSVIPVLGLGAGIGFLSSIMGVGGGFIMVPALIYLLKVPTNVVIGTSLFQIIFTSAYTTLVHATTNQTVDVMLAFLLMAGGVAGAQYGTKAGQKLRGEQLRALLALLVLAVAIRLAIDLFVTPPNLYSLTAAGLN, from the coding sequence GTGGGCATCTATCTCCCGATCGCGGAAATTTCCGTCAACGTCTTCGTGCTGCTGGCAATGGGCGCGGCGGTGGGTTTCCTGTCGGGCATGTTCGGGGTCGGTGGCGGCTTTCTGATCACGCCGCTCTTGATCTTCTACAACATCCCGCCGGCAATCGCCGTTGCTACCGGTGCCAACCAGGTTATCGCCTCCTCCTTCTCCGGCGCGCTGTCGCACATGAAGCGCGGCACGCTCGACTTCAAGCTCGGCGGGGTGCTGCTGGCCGGCGGCATCGTAGGCTCGACCGGCGGTATCTTCGTCTTTGCCTTCCTGCGTCGGCTCGGCCAGCTCGATTTGTTTATCTCACTGCTTTACGTCGTGCTGCTTGGCACCGTCGGCGGGCTGATGCTGGTCGAGAGCGTCAATGCGCTGCGCGCGACGCGCAGCGGTGCGGCGCCGGTCTTGAAGAAATCCGGCCAGCACAACTGGATCCACCGGCTGCCGCTGAAGATGCGCTTCAGGGCCTCGAAGCTGTTCGTCAGCGTCATTCCGGTGCTGGGGCTCGGCGCCGGCATCGGCTTCCTGTCGTCGATCATGGGTGTCGGTGGTGGCTTCATCATGGTGCCGGCGCTGATCTACCTCCTGAAAGTGCCGACCAACGTCGTCATCGGCACCTCGCTGTTCCAGATCATTTTCACCTCGGCCTACACCACGCTGGTCCACGCCACCACCAACCAGACGGTCGACGTCATGCTTGCCTTCCTGCTGATGGCGGGCGGCGTTGCCGGCGCGCAATATGGCACCAAGGCAGGACAGAAGCTGCGCGGCGAACAGCTCAGGGCACTGCTGGCGCTGCTGGTGCTGGCGGTTGCCATCCGGCTTGCCATCGATCTCTTCGTCACGCCGCCAAACCTCTATTCGCTGACCGCCGCGGGCCTGAACTGA